One genomic window of Plasmodium falciparum 3D7 genome assembly, chromosome: 10 includes the following:
- a CDS encoding citrate synthase, mitochondrial, putative translates to MEGIRYLSCNKILYKRTGSTKTLINSLRKRYVHNNFKKKTCEQVLNTVNKLHNEKRYFNFSCSFTKSSRWNICMNRHNSRFFSSNESNKNLYLENYANIRKHINSIDNEESVIMNILKEKTYECIKKTREQLKEIIHTYPNTPISICTPNNVIGGLRNTITLITDTSILEKKKGILFRGKPVEKILREFPKWDNTCEYPMAEAMLWFLLTKEVPAVDDLKLLSRELYCRAKKIPQFVFDFIDNIPPFTHPMSQLVSTVSFLESLSLFKYKYSEGILKTDYWKYILEDAISLISQIQVIGAYIFKRTFINNDIRKGEGMNLDLDLDWSANFAKLIGYENKEVQDLLRLYFLLHSDHEGGNASAHVSHLIGSTLGNPYLSYSGCVIALSGPLHGLANQECLKFLLDIKKQLGDNQLTYEFIEKYAKNLLKSGRVIPGYGHAVLRVPDPRFLALRSFALSHFPDDPIIQILEMCYKVIPGILSATGKVKNPYPNVDCSSGSVLHHYGIKYPEYYTVLFALSRSIGVMSQLVLSRGLMYPLERPKSVDIYNLRKICEKNYVKIEEYE, encoded by the coding sequence atggaaGGAATAAGATACCTATCATGCAATAAAATTTTGTATAAAAGAACAGGGTCTACAAAAACGCTTATAAATTCATTAAGAAAAAGATATGtgcataataattttaaaaagaaaacttGTGAACAAGTATTAAATACTGTAAATAAATTGCATAATGAAAAGcgatattttaatttttcttgttCTTTTACAAAATCCAGTAGATGGAATATTTGTATGAATAGACATAACAGTCGTTTTTTTTCTAGCAATGAATCTAATAAGAATTTATATCTTGAAAATTATGCTAATATTAGAAAACATATTAATAGTATAGATAATGAAGAATCtgttattatgaatattttgaaAGAAAAGACATATGAATGTATTAAGAAAACAAGAGAacaattaaaagaaattatacatacatatccCAATACACCTATATCTATATGTACACCTAATAATGTAATAGGTGGATTAAGAAATACCATAACCCTAATTACAGATACATccattttagaaaaaaaaaaaggaatattatTTAGAGGTAAGCCtgtagaaaaaatattaagagaATTTCCAAAATGGGATAATACTTGTGAATATCCTATGGCTGAAGCAATGCTTTGGtttttattaacaaaagAAGTACCAGCTGTAGATGACTTAAAACTTTTGTCAAGAGAATTATATTGCAGAGCTAAAAAAATTCCACAGTTTGTTTTTGATTTTATAGATAACATTCCACCTTTTACTCATCCAATGAGTCAATTAGTATCTACTGTTTCATTTTTAGAATCTTTAtccttatttaaatataaatattcagaAGGCATATTAAAAACAGATTActggaaatatattttagaaGATGCGATTTCTTTAATATCTCAAATTCAAGTTATTGGTgcgtatatttttaaaagaacatttataaataatgatataagaAAAGGAGAAGGTATGAATTTAGATCTTGATCTTGATTGGTCAGCTAATTTTGCTAAATTAATAGgttatgaaaataaagaagtACAAGATTTACTAAGACTTTATTTCTTACTACACAGTGATCATGAGGGTGGAAATGCAAGTGCACATGTATCACATTTGATTGGTAGTACCTTAGGAAATCCATATTTGTCCTATTCTGGTTGTGTTATAGCATTATCTGGACCTTTACATGGACTAGCCAATCAAGAATGTCTCAAGTTTTTATTGGATATTAAAAAACAGTTAGGTGATAACCAACTTACCTATGAATTTATTGAAAAATATGCTAAAAATCTTTTGAAATCTGGAAGAGTTATACCTGGATATGGACATGCAGTTTTAAGAGTTCCTGATCCTCGTTTCTTAGCCCTTAGAAGTTTTGCATTATCACACTTTCCAGATGACCCAATAATACAAATACTTGAAATGTGTTACAAAGTTATACCAGGTATTTTATCAGCAACTGGAAAAGTTAAAAATCCATATCCTAATGTAGATTGTTCTAGTGGATCAGTATTACATCATTATGGTATAAAATATCCTGAATATTATACTGTACTTTTTGCCCTTTCTAGATCCATTGGTGTAATGTCTCAATTGGTTTTATCTAGAGGATTAATGTATCCCTTAGAAAGACCCAAATCTGTAgacatttataatttaagaaaaatttGTGAGAAGAATTATGTAAAAATTGaagaatatgaataa